Proteins found in one Coffea eugenioides isolate CCC68of chromosome 5, Ceug_1.0, whole genome shotgun sequence genomic segment:
- the LOC113770749 gene encoding uncharacterized protein LOC113770749, protein MSEKPTKKPPKKTRKGAKNHNPRRSIKPWDHDDDIPSMKSKNLRGIKGAIRAVTNPSYCLEMGIGNLNRDGESLRYHHRKKLWLLLKKLMRMQNWAEASGVLSVLLRGTAKEKSISRNRIKYFATLELLQRIKGDNINKRRMQAVYDLWMMRLGPMRMRPAEDRFAALKEYILFCLTRGDTEDAHTAAVCLMQECGFDSDAVSNLVVGLTFSQLWYSSIPKEMQLGRLSKCATPMQLEISGGRISMSLKNSEEHNAIESQATNVPSKCASNISVGNYKGYSKNDDVDQNGEVSMNFEDNMGGQSPHQFQALGFYMHSVERSGDEESTSPFQGDVVPRTSIFYTCGLPPWLLPLQLPHSTENLENFIYMHRNSLNDYYKNALKYFRAALYSEPPAYEAFHPLIQMLLVGDQVQEALNEVEKFSCNPETALQLRLKTSLLEYFNDGNYGKLPTHFEDILKKDPTCSYSLARLVNMHRIGYYGTEKLVEMIAWHLDAVLAEYSTWKEFASCFLELSQTVGDQVSACFDSNEAGKKENFSCNVIQIPAIFTNPESQCTWRLRCRWWEKRHYSRKILESEIAAGDLQLITYKAAAACHLYGREFRYVVKASEQLGREKNIESLSILRMHDRNSVGFYSSIGKKSL, encoded by the exons ATGTCAGAAAAACCAACTAAAAAACCGCCAAAGAAGACCAGGAAGGGCGCCAAAAATCATAACCCAAGGCGTAGTATAAAGCCGTGGGATCACGACGATGATATTCCCTCCATGAAATCCAAGAACCTCAGGGGCATTAAGGGAGCTATACGGGCTGTTACGAACCCCAGTTACTGTTTAGAGATGGGCATTGGGAATTTAAACCGGGATGGTGAAAGTCTTCGGTACCATCACCGGAAAAAACTCTGGTTGCTTCTGAAGAAGTTAATGAGAATGCAGAATTGGGCCGAGGCCAGTGGTGTTTTAAGTGTTTTGCTTAGAGGGACTGCTAAAGAAAAATCAATTTCGAGAAATcgaataaaatatttt GCTACACTAGAGCTTCTCCAACGTATAAAAGGTGATAACATTAACAAAAGAAGAATGCAGGCTGTTTATGACTTGTGGATGATGAGGTTAGGGCCAATGAGAATGCGGCCAGCAGAG GACAGGTTTGCTGCTCTAAAGGAATATATACTTTTCTGTCTAACTCGAGGGGATACAGAGGATGCACACACGGCTGCTGTTTG TCTCATGCAGGAATGTGGTTTTGATAGTGATGCGGTCTCAAACTTGGTTGTCGGATTGACATTTTCGCAGTTATGGTATTCAAGTATCCCAAAAGAAATGCAATTAGGGCGTTTGAGTAAGTGTGCTACTCCCATGCAATTGGAGATCTCTGGAGGTAGAATCTCTATGTCACTTAAGAATTCTGAGGAGCACAATGCTATTGAATCTCAAGCAACAAATGTTCCTTCCAAATGTGCTTCAAACATCTCTGTTGGCAACTACAAAGGTTATTCAAAAAATGATGATGTTGATCAAAATGGAGAAGTGTCAATGAATTTTGAGGATAACATGGGCGGACAATCTCCCCACCAGTTCCAGGCACTAGGGTTTTACATGCATTCTGTGGAAAGAAGTGGAGATGAAGAATCTACATCTCCATTTCAGGGTGATGTTGTACCTAGGACCTCCATTTTCTATACTTGTG GTCTACCGCCATGGCTATTGCCTTTGCAACTCCCTCATTCAACTGAAAATCTGGAGAATTTCATTTATATGCATCGAAACTCACTTAATGACTACTACAAGAATGCATTGAAATATTTCCGTGCTGCTCTTTACTCAGAGCCACCAGCATATGAGGCCTTTCATCCTCTGATACAG ATGCTATTGGTTGGAGATCAGGTTCAGGAGGCCTTGAATGAGGTTGAAAAGTTTTCTTGTAATCCAGAGACAGCACTTCAATTAAG ATTGAAGACTAGTTTGTTGGAATACTTTAATGATGGCAACTATGGCAAACTTCCCACGCATTTTGAGGACATCTTGAAGAAGGACCCTACATGTAGCTACTCATTGGCTAGACTTGTGAATATGCATCGAATAG GGTATTACGGTACTGAAAAGCTTGTTGAGATGATAGCATGGCATTTGGATGCTGTGCTTGCAGAGTACAGTACATGGAAAGAGTTTGCTTCCTGCTTTCTGGAGCTCTCGCAGACTGTGGGAGATCAAGTATCAGCATGTTTTGACAGCAATGAAGCTGGGAAGAAAGAGAACTTCTCATGCAATGTTATTCAAATTCCAGCAATTTTTACCAACCCTGAATCCCAATGTACTTGGAGATTACGGTGCAGGTGGTGGGAGAAACGTCATTACAGTCGAAAGATACTTGAATCGGAAATTGCAGCAG GAGACCTGCAACTCATAACCTACAAGGCAGCGGCTGCATGTCATCTCTATGGACGGGAATTCAGATATGTTGTTAAAGCTAGTGAACAATTAgggagggaaaaaaatattGAATCGCTGTCTATTTTGCGTATGCATGATCGGAATTCTGTTGGATTTTATTCTAGTATTGGCAAGAAAAGTttatga